One Pieris napi chromosome 24, ilPieNapi1.2, whole genome shotgun sequence DNA window includes the following coding sequences:
- the LOC125061670 gene encoding uncharacterized protein LOC125061670 codes for MENLFQASFTDGLKTIRHSRKTEELLRKQAALFRWSDRMLELSNVHSASDKYDLEGVLEDIKLQWDMIFKTHIEIDADLQGSYSEYQNKYYEKKAIYRRLKRKIYLKLRSLETHMDSPVLYSHNSENSSLYALETANNQTREYLNTKQQRPSSNFSISKNSLSTHFDIQGQGNANLNCNSTQGEQSFQYKSDKKNSSSSAMVEGLAESGNNHSIQQIPSGIAMMPIQKTTDVQQETSIVALAEAVAASLGVDSKEPTRYWTPIGLSVNHSIHADTYQGGELSKLAESGAQSLTDYSKEQHSIISGVGETLNHSTDHQTQLGCEVSGEDKSHRVNVGIKSMKCLQDKQETEDKEILSSSISYKKNKNLNSSLVLSKPLLEAPIQLYTEPYLQHNLTQGSDIVVRKNSIISRKSYGKFSHGHGHSPKQ; via the exons ATGGAGAATTTATTCCAAGCTTCGTTTACCGACGGTCTGAAAACCATCAGGCATTCAAGAAAAACCGAAGAGTTGCTTCGCAAACAAGCAGCTTTATTCAGGTGGTCTGATAGGATGTTGGAACTGTCTAATGTACACTCGGCATCCGACAAATATGATCTCGAGGGAGTGTTAGAAGACATAAAGTTACAGTGggatatgatttttaaaacccATATCGAAATAGATGCTGATCTTCAAGGATCCTACTCGgagtatcaaaataaatattacgagAAGAAAGCTATATATAGGCGCCTAAAGAGAAAGATATATCTCAAATTACGTTCTCTAGAAACGCATATGGATTCACCGGTACTTTATTCACATAATTCGGAAAATTCATCATTATATGCCTTGGAAACAGCTAATAATCAAACCCgggaatatttaaatacaaaacaacaGCGACCTTCATCAAATTTTAGCATCAGCAAAAATTCGCTGTCAACGCATTTCGATATACAAGGTCAAGGAAAtgcaa atttaaattgtaattctaCGCAAGGAGAGCAatcatttcaatataaatcgGATAAGAAAAACTCTTCGTCTTCGGCAATGGTGGAAGGTTTAGCAGAAAGTGGTAACAATCACAGTATACAGCAGATACCATCAGGCATAGCAATGATGCCAATACAGAAAACCACTGATGTGCAGCAGGAAACATCGATAGTGGCATTGGCGGAAGCAGTGGCAGCCAGTCTCGGAGTGGACTCCAAAGAGCCCACCCGGTACTGGACTCCGATAGGTCTTAGTGTTAATCACAGTATACATGCAGATACTTATCAAGGCGGAGAATTATCCAAATTGGCAGAAAGCGGAGCACAGTCGTTAACTGACTACAGCAAGGAGCAACATAGCATCATCTCCGGGGTAGGAGAGACTCTAAACCATAGTACAGATCATCAAACGCAACTTGGTTGTGAAGTGAGCGGAGAAGATAAATCACATCGTGTTAACGTGGGTATCAAAAGCATGAAATGCCTACAAGACAAGCAAGAAACAGAAGATAAAGAAATCTTGTCTTCATCCATTTCTTATAAGaagaataaaaacttaaatagcAGCTTAGTATTGTCTAAGCCTTTGTTAGAAGCACCGATTCAATTGTATACGGAACCCTATTTGCAACACAACTTAACACAAGGGTCCGACATAGTTGTAAGAAAGAATAGCATAATATCTAGAAAGAGTTATGGCAAATTTTCGCATG GTCATGGTCATTCACCAAAACAATAA